In a single window of the Rhodamnia argentea isolate NSW1041297 chromosome 2, ASM2092103v1, whole genome shotgun sequence genome:
- the LOC115736023 gene encoding 3-ketoacyl-CoA synthase 11-like, producing the protein MKLIKPFFRITSTTFLFVSTFLLLSAVAHSLSSFVPFGCLAIVVLSCYCYSRPTPVFLIGYSCFKPSSDRKCTYVASESLVRRSRRFSPESEEFMRKIYLKSGLGDETYGPPFMFRAGYEEARLESAVQEAREGIFSAVDSLLAKTAVHPLDIDLLIVTCGSFSPSPSLSSLIVNHCKLRPDVKVYNLSGMGCSSGVLSIDLAAKILRHGGNVRCALVVITESISLNWYFGDNRSMLVTNCIFRVGCAAALLTNDPARRPAAKFELVRSLRTHHGADDRAYRAAFQEEDDEGNTGIALTKDLIRAATTNLGEHIKILAPWVLPPSQLASYACSALVSALSRRYAKPAVPDFTTSFEHICIHTGGRAVIEQVGRVLQLSEEATEPARMSLHRFGNTSSSLVFYELAYLEAKRRIERGDRVWMLAFGTGFKVGSLVWRSLRSSGDVEEEDNPWSDCVYSYPVSQVPGESYPVDLHSKS; encoded by the coding sequence ATGAAGCTCATCAAACCCTTCTTCCGAATTACCTCCACGACGTTCCTCTTCGTCTCCACTTTCCTCCTCCTATCCGCAGtcgctcactctctctcctcgttcGTTCCTTTCGGATGCCTCGCCATTGTCGTCCTCTCGTGCTACTGCTACTCTCGCCCGACCCCGGTTTTCCTCATCGGCTACTCGTGCTTCAAGCCGAGCTCCGACCGCAAGTGCACGTACGTAGCCTCGGAGAGCCTCGTGCGCAGGAGCCGGCGCTTCAGCCCCGAGAGCGAGGAGTTCATGCGGAAGATATACCTCAAGTCGGGCCTCGGGGACGAGACGTACGGACCGCCCTTCATGTTCCGAGCCGGCTACGAGGAGGCGAGGCTGGAGTCCGCCGTGCAGGAAGCCCGGGAAGGCATcttctcggccgtcgactcgctccTCGCGAAGACCGCCGTCCACCCGCTTGACATCGACTTGCTGATCGTCACGTGCGGGAGCTTCTCGCCCTCGCCGTCTCTCTCGTCACTTATTGTGAATCATTGCAAACTCAGGCCCGACGTCAAGGTTTATAACTTGAGCGGCATGGGATGTAGCTCCGGCGTGCTCTCTATAGACCTGGCTGCGAAAATCCTGCGTCACGGCGGAAATGTCCGTTGTGCCCTAGTGGTGATAACAGAGAGCATCAGCCTGAACTGGTACTTTGGGGATAACCGGTCGATGCTCGTGACCAACTGCATCTTCCGTGTCGGTTGTGCCGCCGCGTTGTTGACCAACGATCCAGCTCGCCGCCCTGCAGCAAAGTTCGAGCTCGTTCGCTCGCTCAGGACTCACCACGGGGCAGACGACCGTGCTTACAGGGCCGCGTTCCAGGAAGAGGACGACGAGGGCAACACTGGGATTGCGCTCACCAAGGATTTGATTCGCGCCGCCACGACTAACCTCGGTGAGCACATCAAGATACTCGCTCCCTGGGTCCTGCCACCAAGCCAGCTCGCCTCCTACGCCTGCTCAGCGCTTGTCTCGGCACTATCCCGCAGGTATGCGAAGCCTGCGGTGCCGGACTTCACGACGTCCTTCGAGCACATTTGCATACACACGGGCGGGAGGGCAGTGATCGAGCAGGTGGGGCGGGTTCTGCAGCTGAGCGAGGAGGCCACTGAGCCGGCTCGGATGAGCCTGCACCGGTTCGGCAACACGTCGAGCAGCCTCGTGTTCTACGAGCTGGCGTACCTAGAAGCGAAGAGGAGGATCGAGAGAGGGGACAGAGTGTGGATGCTGGCGTTCGGGACTGGATTTAAGGTGGGAAGTTTGGTGTGGAGGTCGCTGAGGAGTTCAGGCGACGTAGAGGAGGAGGATAATCCGTGGAGCGATTGCGTTTATAGTTACCCAGTCAGCCAAGTGCCGGGTGAAAGTTATCCTGTTGATCTCCATTCCAAGTCATAA